In the genome of Mustelus asterias unplaced genomic scaffold, sMusAst1.hap1.1 HAP1_SCAFFOLD_4223, whole genome shotgun sequence, the window agagagagagagagagagacagagagagagacagagacagagacagggagagacagagacagggagagagggagagacagagagagagagagacagagagagacagagagagacagagagagagagagagacagagagagagagagacagagagagagagagacagagagagagagagacagagagagagagagacagagagagagagacagagagagacagagagagagagagagacagagagagagagagagacagggagagacagagacaggagagagggagagacagagagagagagagacagagagagacagagagagacagagagagagagagacagagagagagagagacagagagcgagagagacagagagagagagagacagagagagagagagacagagagagagagacagagagagacagagagagagagagagagacagagagagacagagagagacagagagagagagagacagagagagagacagagagagacagagagagagagagagagacagagagagagagagagagacagagagaggaggagaagagagacagagacagggagagacagagacagggagagagggagagacagagagagacagagagagacagagagagagagagagacagagagagagagagacagagagagagagagacagagagagagagagacagagagagagacagagagagagacagagagagagagacagagagagagagagagacagagagagacagagagagagagagacagagagagagagagacagagagagagagacagagagagacagagagagacagagagagagagacagagagagacagagagagagagagagagacagagagagagagagacagagacagggagagacagagacagggagagagggagatgcttCAGTTAATGTTGTAACTCCAGCATGAAGCACCCAGCCACGACTGGTCTCAGTGTTTACCTGTGATCCTATCTGTTGTTGAGGGACAGTGTACAGCAGGCACCTCACCGGGGGGACGGGGGAGTGCGGCCAGAGACCTCATTGCCCCATCGTCCACAGGATGTGGTCATCCGGCCCCTCACCAGGCAACTAGGATCTGGCTGCACTCATCCCATTTTcccagcccttcagcccatctcctctatactgaccaggtttcctaacctgaactagtcccatttgcctgtgtttggcccgtatccccctcaacctttcccatccatcaacctgtccaaatgtcttttaaatgttgtcattgcAGCCGCctttacccccccccacccccccgcccccctccaccacccccccgcccccctccaccacccccccccgccccctctccccccccagcagctcattccatccacgcaccaccctctgcgtgaaaaagttacccctcagttcccctctcacctttaacctctgccctctagtgttggactcccctacccctgGGGAACAGACCCCGGCTATTCATCtcatcgatgcccctcattattttacagacctctataaggtcacccctcatcctccgaccgctccaggggaaaaagtcccagccgatccagcctctccttagaactcagaccttccagtcccgggaacatcctggtgaatcctttttgccccctttccagtttaataatatccttcctacagCAGGGTGACCAGAGTTGTAGccggtactccagatgtggccgcaCCGATGTCTAGTACAGTGgcaacataacgtcccaactcctgtcctCAGTCTTCTGGCTGAtcaggcaagtgtgccaaatacCTTCTTCACCCTCACTGCCTGTGACGGCCGCTCCCGAGGAAAGTACCTGCACCCCTACCTGAATATCCCAAcccttcttaaatgttcccagagtTTCTGACTGAATTCaatccctttcaggcagtgagttccagactcccaccaccctctgggtaagaagGCTTCTGCTCAACTCTCCCTCTCAGCCTTTAATTCTTCCCTTCAGTCTCCGACCCCAGGCTATtgactcctctccccccccccccctgggagaAGTGTCTTCCTATCCGCTCCCATCTTGTacacctcctccccttccctgcTCACCAAGGGAAACAGCTCCAATTTATCCAATCTCCCCTCCGGCAGCAGCCCGGTGAATCCCGGGAGGAGAACgcccagtggcattatcactggatcattaatccagaaactcacgttctggggacccggggtcatagaatcataaatccctacagtgcagaaggaggccattcggcccatcgagcctgcactgacagcaatcccacccaggccctattccccgtaaccccacatattcaccctgctaatctccctgacacgaaagggcaatttagcatggccaatccaccctaacccgcacatctttggaatgtgggaggaaaccggagcacccggaggaaacccacgcagacacgaggagaatgtgcaaactccacacaggcagtgacccgagccgggaatcaaacccgggtccctggcgctgtgaggcagcagcgctaacccactgtgtcaccgtgcccccgggaatcgaacccgggtccctggcgctgtgaggcagcagcgctaaccactgtgtcaccgtgcccccgggaatcgaacccgggtccctggcgctgtgagggagcagcgctaaccactgtgtcaccgtgcccccgggaatggaacccgggtccctggcgctgtgaggcagcagcgctaacccactgtgtcaccgtgcccccgggaatcgaacccgggtccctggcgctgtgaggcagcagcgctaacccactgtgtcaccgtgcccccgggaatggaacccgggtccctggcgctgtgaggtagcagcactaacccactgtgtcaccgtgcccccgggaatcgaacccgggtccctggcgctgtgaggcagcagcgctaacccactgtgtcaccgtgcccccgggaatggaacccgggtccctggcgctgtgagggagcagcgctaaccactgtgtcaccgtgcccccgggaatcgaacccgggtccctggcgctgtgaggcagcagcgctaacccactgtgtcaccgtgcccccgggaatcgaacccgggtccctggcgctgtgaggcagcagcgctaacccactgtgtcaccgtgcccccgggaatggaacccgggtccctggcgctgtgaggcagcagcgttaacccactgtgccacccattcaaatcccaccacggcagatggtggaatttgaatccgatttaaaaatatctgggattaagaatctactgatgaccatgaaaccactgcggAAAAAACCATCTGTTTGACGaacgtcctttcgggaaggaaatcttccctcTTCACCCGGACTCAAAGCAACTAATTCAGAACCCGAGTGGGCAACAAGGTGACCCTCTGTGACAGAGGTGGGTGTACCTGACACTGGCTGGACCACTTCTTGGAAGGTCTCCCGACGATGTATATCTGCTGGGAGGGCACGCGGAGGAGGGCGTACACCGAAATGTCCTTCATTGAACCGTACGCTGCTTCAATCTTCACCTGAGCCTGTGCCGCAACAAGGGGGAGAGGACATTAGGCTGTTGCAGCAGGTAAAGTAAGATCACAACCAACGGAACAGAGATCGAGGGAGTGCGTCCACCTATACCTTACATCGTTATGTTCCCgcaacacgggcatcgctgggcGGGGGCAGCATTTACTCCCCATCCCGAACTGCCccttgagggggtggtgggtgagccgccatcttcaaCCCGCTGCAGCCCCTGGgttgtaggtccacccacagtgctgttagggagggagttccaggattgttattggacatcagtcagtccccgtgtggtgtaggtacacccacagtgctgttagggagggagttccaggattgttattggacatcagtcagtccccgtgtggtgtaggtacacccacagtgctgttagggagggagttccaggattgttattggacatcagtcagtcccgtgtggtgtaggtacacccacagtgctgttagggagggagttccaggattgttattggacatcagtcagtccccgtgtggtgtaggtacacccacagtgctgttagggagggagttccaggattgttattggacatcagtcagtccccgtgtggtgtaggtacacccacagtgctgttagggagggagctccaggattgttattggacatcagtcagtccccgtgtggtgtaggtacacccacagtgctgttagggagggagttccaggatttggacccagcgacagtgaaggaacggccgatatatttccaagtcgggatggtgagtgactcggaggggagcctccaggtgggggtgttcccaggtatctgctgcccttgtccttctagatggtagaggtggtgggtttggaaggtgctgcctaaggagccttggtgagtcgctgcggtgcatcttgtagatggtacacacggctgtcactgtgcgtcggtggtggagggagtgagtgtttgtggttagcgtgtcgatcgggcggggctgctttgtcctggatggtgttgagcttctcgagtgttgttgggagccgcacccatccaggcgagtggggagtgttccatcccactcctgactgtgtccttgtagatggtggacaggctttggggagtcaggaggtgagttactctccgcaggattcccagcctctgacctgctctgggagccgctgtgtttatctggctgggtccagttgagtttctggtaactcccaggatggtgACAGTGGgagaggggattcagtgatggtcacaccattgaatatcaaagggcGATGGGTTAGAGTCTCTCTTATTGATGAGGGTCactgcctggtatttgtgtggcgtgaatgttattccTTCACTCAATGTTCCTGGACAGATAGACGTGGTCGGGAATACAGAGGAGGTATTTGTTGGGGAGGTGATGTTGGAACTGTAGACATCACGGGTTCGAGGGCAGTTACAGCACAGTTCCATTCTGGTCACAAACTGACAAAAATTattatcccgacttggaaatatatcggccgttccttcactgtcgcggggtccaaatcctggaactccctccctaacagcactgtggatggacctacaccacacggggactgactgatgtccaataacaatcctggaactccctccctaacagcactgtgggtgtacctacaccacacaggactgactgatgttcaataacaatcctggaatgccctccctaacagcactgtgggtgtacctataccacacgggactgactgatgtccaataacaatcctggagctccctccctaacagcactgtggatggacctacaccacacggggactgactgatgtccaataacaatcctggaactccctccctaacagcactgtggatggacctacaccacacggggactgactgatgtccaataacaatcctggaactcccaccctgacagcactgtgggtgtacctacactacacagggactgactgatgtccaataacaatcctggaactccctccctaacagcactgtgggtgtacctacaccacacggggactgactgatgtccaataacaatcctggaactccctccctaacagcactgtgggtgtacctacaccacacgggactgactgatgtccaataacaatcctggaacgccctccctaacagcactgtgggtgtacctacacctcaggggctgcagcgggttgaagatggcggctcacccaccgccCCCtcgaggggcagttagggatggggagTAAACGCTGCCCCCGCCCAGGGACGCCCGTGTCCCGGGAATGAATAAACAATGAAGAACACGCGGTCCCCCGGGACTGCCTCCACCCCAGCAGCCCACACGGGATTCGGCCACAAGGCTGCCTGCTCCTTTCTCACTTACCTCCTGCACCAAACTCTGCAGGAAAGCTGTCTTCTGCCTGAGTGGGTCATGCACCAGCCCATCGCAGAAGGAAACGATGCCGTGAGGGAAGTTGTGTTGGGAGAGCCAGGCCACCACTTTCTGCTTCTGCATATCCGGTCGCCCCGTCACGTAGACTATCAGGTACCCTCGATCCTGCCAGTGTctgtgacacacaaacacaccctgcAGTCACAACAGTGTAGAGACAGCGTCaacctggatctaaccccgtgctgtccctgtcctgggagtgtttgatgggggacagtgtagagggagctttactctgtatctaaccccgtgctgtccctgtcctgggagtgtttgatgggggacagtgtagagggagctttactctgtatctaaccccgtgctgtacctgtcctgggagtgtttgatggggacagtgtagagggagctttactctgtatctaaccccgtgctgtacctgtcctgggagtgtttgatgggggacagtgtagagggagctttactctgtatctaaccccgtgctgtacctgtcctgggagtgtttgatgggggacagtgtagagggagctgtactctgtatctaaccccgtgctgtacctgtcctgggagtgtttgatgggggacacagtgtagagggagctttactctgtatctaaccccgtgctgtacctgtcctgggagtgtttgatgtgggagagtgtggagggagctttactctgtatctaaccccgtgctgtacctgtcctgggagtgtttgatgggggcagtgtagagagagctttactctgtatctaaccccgtgctgtacctgtcctgggagtgtttgatggggacagtgtagagggagctttactctgtatctaaccccgtgctgcacctgtcctgggagtgtttgatggggacagtgtagagggaactttactctgtatctaaccccgtgctgtacctgtcctgggagtgtttgatggggacagtgtagagggagctttactctgtatctaaccccgtgctgtatctgtcctgggagtgtttgatgtgggacagtgtggagggagctttactctgtatctaaccccgtgctgtacctgtcctgggagtgtttgatggggacagtgcagagggagctttactctgtatctaccccgtgctgtacctgtcctgggagtgtttgatggggacagtgtagagggagctttactctgtatctaaccccgtgctgtccctgtcctgggagtgtttgatgggggacagtgtggggggagctttactctgtatctaaccccgtgctgtccctgtcctgggagtgtttgatgggggacagtgtggggggagctttactctgtatctaaccccgtgctgcacctgtcctgggagtgtttgatggggacagtgtagagggagctttactctgtatctaaccccgtgctgtacctgtcctgggagtgtttgatgggggtcagtgtagagggagctttactctgtatctaaccccgtgctgtacctgtcctgggagtgtttgatggggacagtgtagagggagctttactctgtatctaaccccgtgctgcacctgtcctgggagtgtttgatggggacagtgtagagggagctttactctgtatctaaccccgtgctgtacctgtcctgggagtgtttgatgggggtcagtgtagagggagctttactctgtatctaaccccgtgctgtacctgtcctgggagtgtttgatgggggacagtgtagagggagctttactctgtatctaaccccgtgctgtacctgtcctgggagtgtttgatggggacagtgtagagggagctttactctgtatctaaccccgtgcagtccctgtcctgggagtgtttgatgggggacagtgtagagggagctttactctgtatctaaccccgtgctgtacctgtcctgggagtgtttgatgggggacagtgtggggggagctttactctgtatctaaccccgtgctgtacctgtcctgggagtgtttgatgggggacagtgtagagggagctttactctgtatctaaccccgtgctgtacctgtcctgggagtgtttgatgggggacagtgtagagggagctttactctgtatctaacgccgtgctgtacctgtcctgggagtgtttgatgggggacagtgtggggggagctttactctgtatctaaccgcgtgctgtacctgtcctgggagtgtttgatgggggacagtgtagagggagctttgctctgtatctaaccccgtgctgtacctgtcctgggagtgtttgatgggggacagtgtagagggagctttactctgtatctaacgccgtgctgtacctgtcctgggagtgtttgatggggacagtgtagggggagctttactctgtatctaaccccgtgctgtacctgtcctgggggtggttgatgggggacagtgtagagagagctttactctgtatctaaccccatgctgtacctgtcctgggagtgtttgatggggacagtgtagagggagctttactctgtatctaaccccgtgctgtacctgtcctgggagtgtttgatgggggacagtgtggggggagctttactctgtatctaaccccatgctgtatgaTACGCGGAGGGTTTCTCTTGCGATGTACATGGAAGAACAGGGCCTGTGATCCTGCCAGTTATCATGTGTTGCTGGGTAGAAATTCTTTGCATCACGAGATTGAGAAATCCTCAAAATGGCATCTGATTGTCTGTGACTCCCTCTGGCATGTCCGACTTGGTGAGAATCTACAGATACATTCCACCCTCCGAgacctctgcactcctccaactcCGGCCCCTTGGccatccccctgattcccatcgctccgccattgggggtcgtgacttcagctgcctggggatcCCTCAGCTCTGGAAATCCCTCAAAAtcttcctccatctctctctctctctctcaatctctctctgtctctctctctctctctctcagtctcgctgtctctctctctctcgctgtctctctctctctccctgtctctctctctctccctgtctctctctctctctctctccctgtctctctctctctctctctccctgtctctctctctgtctctccctgtctctctctctccctgtctctctctctctctctcttcctgtctgtctctctccctgtctctctctctctccctgtctctctctctctccctgtctctctctctctgtctctccctgtctctctctctccctgtctctctctctctctctcttcctgtctgtctctctccctgtctgtctctctctctctctccctgtctctctctctctcgctgtctctctctctctcgctgtctctctctctgtctctctctctccctgtctctctctctcgctgtctctctctctctcgctgtctctctctctctcgctgtctctctctgtctctctctctccctgtctctctctctctccctgtctctctctctcccagtctctctctctccctgtctctctcccagtctctctctctccctgtctctctctctccctgtctctctccctgtctctctctctcccagtctctctctctccctgtctctctcccagtctctctctctccctgtctctctctctctctctgtctctctctctccctgtctctctccctgcctctctctctctctctgtctctctctctccctgtctctctctctcccagtctctctctctccctgtctctctcccagtctctctctctctctgtctctctctctctccctgtctctctctc includes:
- the LOC144491013 gene encoding membrane-associated phosphatidylinositol transfer protein 3-like; translated protein: MTQPPSGKWIQFGSETTSNSGRVSCTLPEDKWLPLGLYPVRMFVRGDHTYAESYLSVLPKGMECVVFSIDGSFAASVSIMGSDPKVRAGAVDVVRHWQDRGYLIVYVTGRPDMQKQKVVAWLSQHNFPHGIVSFCDGLVHDPLRQKTAFLQSLVQEAQVKIEAAYGSMKDISVYALLRVPSQQIYIVGRPSKKWSSQCQ